The Fusarium oxysporum Fo47 chromosome II, complete sequence genome includes a region encoding these proteins:
- a CDS encoding origin recognition complex subunit 2-domain-containing protein — protein sequence MPPKKAVPEPDTQQDLPRSLRKRGHQDLEPIPESDLETSPVKRQRSAAHHSPKATTGTNGHTEGIHRDVIGDSDASSSESLSRVDPDETPKPAPKRRGRPPKKAVNGETPTPKANRTALFETPNKKTPIALNGATPGGADRSAKRKSTRALIEHVVGDDLTDEEEYDGLAQQIYESSEDEEALEGDIAISTEASGVDEAATPSKSTPRRKAQRKAPARSPTPPRDLPPHELYFAHNKPGRAKTSNNTLGSLALLTHDEYFTIMRETQDHHEADIEFLESLHAESFPQWAFELSQGFSLCLYGYGSKRRLLHKLAGHLYSSIRKEKGDKIVIINGYAHNTTMREVLSTIGAAVDPSHRIPLTQPAVMVPAILSHLATTSSTLTLVVNSIDAAPLRKSGSQSALAQLAAHPQIRLVCSADTPDFALLWDIGVRSAFNMVFHDCTTFAPYGAELDVVDEVHELLGRNAHRVNGREGVAFVLRSLPENAKNLFRLLVGEVLIAIEEEGDSGDEPTGVEYRMVYNKAVEEFICSSEMAFRTLLKEFHDHQIITSMKDALGTELLSLPFRKDELEAILEDLMS from the exons ATGCCTCCAAAAAAGGCAGTACCTGAGCCTGATACTCAACAAGATCTTCCAAGATCCTTACGAAAACGAGGGCACCAAGATCTCGAACCCATTCCCGAAAGCGACCTCGAAACATCACCAGTAAAGCGACAACGAAGTGCAGCTCATCATTCACCCAAAGCCACCACCGGAACGAATGGTCATACAGAAGGAATCCACCGAGATGTGATAGGAGACAGTGATGCAAGTTCATCCGAATCATTATCAAGAGTCGACCCAGATGAAACCCCTAAACCTGCACCAAAACGACGAGGGAGACCACCAAAGAAGGCTGTGAATGGCGAAACCCCCACACCGAAAGCAAACCGTACTGCTCTTTTTGAAACGCCAAACAAGAAAACGCCCATTGCTCTGAATGGAGCAACACCTGGAGGAGCAGATAGATCTGCCAAGCGAAAGAGTACGAGAGCTCTCATAGAACATGTTGTTGGCGACGACCTTACGGATGAGGAGGAATACGATGGTCTTGCGCAGCAAATCTACGAATCTagtgaagacgaagaagcgCTCGAGGGCGACATTGCCATTTCCACAGAAGCATCAGGTGTAGATGAAGCTGCGACACCTTCGAAATCGACACCTCGCCGAAAAGCTCAGCGGAAAGCACCAGCTCGGTCTCCGACTCCTCCTCGCGACTTGCCTCCTCACGAATTATACTTTGCGCACAACAAACCTGGGCGGGCGAAGACTTCGAATAATACTCTGGGATCACTCGCCCTACTTACACACGACGAATACTTTACTATTATGCGGGAAACTCAGGATCACCATGAGGCCGATATCGAATTTTTGGAGAGTCTACATGCCGAATCATTCCCGCAATGGGCGTTTGAGTTATCGCAAGGGTTCAGTTTGTGTCTATATGGTTATGGCTCGAAGCGACGTCTCCTGCATAAGCTTGCCGGTCACTTGTACTCTTCCATTAGGAAGGAGAAGGGGGACAAGATTGTTATAATCAATGGTTACGCCCACAACACCACTATGCGCGAGGTGTTGAGCACAATTGGTGCGGCTGTTGATCCAAGTCACCGCATTCCTCTAACGCAACCTGCCGTCATGGTCCCTGCCATTCTATCACACCTCGCCACAACGTCTTCAACATTGACTCTTGTTGTTAACTCAATCGATGCAGCGCCTCTTCGTAAATCCGGTTCGCAGTCTGCTCTAGCGCAACTCGCGGCGCATCCTCAAATACGGTTGGTGTGCTCAGCTGATACACCAGACTTTGCACTACTATGGGACATAGGTGTGCGATCTGCGTTTAATATGGTGTTCCACGACTGCACGACCTTTGCCCCATATGGTGCCGAGCTGGATGTTGTGGATGAGGTACACGAGCTTCTCGGGAGGAATGCTCACCGAGTCAATGGTAGAGAAGGTGTTGCGTTTGTTTTACGAAGTTTGCCCGAGAACGCCAAGAATCTGTTCCGCCTCTTGGTGGGCGAGGTGCTCATTGctattgaggaggagggcgaCAGCGGCGATGAGCCAACTGGTGTTGAGTATCGAATGGTGTATAACAAGGCCGTGGAAGAGTTCATCTGCAGTTCCGAGATGGCTTTCCGAACCTTGCTGAAAGA ATTTCATGACCATCAAATAATCACGAGTATGAAGGACGCTCTAGGAACAGAGTTGCTGAGCTTGCCGTTTAGAAAAGACGAGCTAGAGGCAATCCTGGAGGATCTCATGTCATAA
- a CDS encoding mitochondrial PGP phosphatase: protein MLNLNLSASLNITRLIFKPSLCLPHHTVSTFNDLPIPLEKGLQKDGRKVEIKAVVLDKDDCFAYPDSIEVYDSYKTHFEKLRLAYPGRKLLVVSNTAGATSWDKNLKLAAEVEENTGITVLSHSVKKPGCGQEIMEYFKKHPETGVTDPAHVAFVGDRLTTDMMLANMTGGWGFWVRDGVIPLEKKSIVSRCQPLNRR, encoded by the exons ATGTTGAATCTAAATCTATCAGCCTCATTAAATATCACAAGGCTTATCTTTAAGCCGAGTCTGTGTCTACCTCATCACACAGTCTCAACTTTTAATGACTTGCCGATTCCTCTAGAAAAAGGCTTGCAAAAAGATGGTCGAAAAGTAgagatcaaggctgttgTTCTCGACAAAGACGATTGCTTTGCTTATCCTGATAGTATTGAGGTTTATGATTCTTACAAG ACTCACTTCGAAAAGTTAAGGTTGGCTTATCCTGGTCGCAAGTTACTTGTGGTGTCAAATACTGCTGGAGCAACGTCATGGGATAAGAATTTGAAGCTAGCTGCAGAGGTCGAAGAGAACACAGGAATCACTGTGCTCTCGCACTCGGTCAAGAAGCCAGGTTGTGGCCAAGAGATCATGGAATATTTCAAAAAGCACCCAGAGACAGGAGTGACGGATCCTGCACACGTTGCGTTCGTCGGTGATAGACTGACGACCGACATGATGCTTGCAAATATGACAGGAGGGTGGGGTTTTTGGGTGAGAGACGGAGTAATACCTCTGGAAAAGAAGAGTATCGTGAGTCGCTGTCAGCCCCTCAACAGACGGTAA
- a CDS encoding Tim17/Tim22/Tim23/Pmp24 family-domain-containing protein → MNFPGMTPSGGAAAPPGIGGPQDPNVKAVQSAMESCFGKSVMSGVMGFGMGGLFGMFMASMSYDTPYHTAAPGSPQSTITSLPLKQQLKIGFKDMGTRSWSMAKNFGKVGALYSGVECGIEGLRAKNDLTNSVAAGCLTGGILAKNAGPQAAAGGCLAFAAFSAAIDAYMRSPPKDD, encoded by the exons ATGAACTTCCCGGGAATGACACCTTCAGGCGGCGCCGCCGCACCGCCTGGGATCGGCGGGCCTCAAGATCCTAACGTTAAAGCT GTTCAATCTGCGATGGAGTCTTGTTTTGGAAAGTCAGTCATGTCGGGAGTTATGGGATTCGGTATGGGTGGTTTATTCGGAATGTTCATGGCCTCT ATGTCCTACGATACACCTTACCACACAGCCGCCCCCGGTAGCCCGCAAAGCACAATCACATCGCTTCCTCTCAAGCAACAACTCAAGATCGGATTCAAGGATATGGGAACACGATCATGGTCTATGGCCAAGAACTTCGGAAAAGTTGGCGCTTTGTACTCTGGCGTAGAGTGCGGTATCGAGGGCCTGCGAGCGAAGAACGATCTTACCAACAGTGTCGCCGCAGGATGTTTGACGGGTGGTATTCTGGCCAAGAATGCTGGCCCTCAAGCTGCTGCAGGTGGTTGTTTGGCTTTCGCAGCATTCAGTGCGGCCATCGATGCATACATGCGATCACCACCCAAGGACGACTAA
- a CDS encoding concanavalin A-like lectin/glucanase domain-containing protein, translated as MSRYSSGVKPGEIPPIYDEIMLARKGQEVRHASSTMPWWNPRYWRKRVWAAIIIVIIVIVIIIVAVAVGKARKNIYPDYTPLSYSLKDTYGGESFFDQFNYFTGYDPTEGFVHYVPKAQAELLNLTYASPSTAVIKVDTSVGPNDKPNASTGRFSVRIESKKTYENGLFIFDVKHTPYGCGTWPALWLTDPFNWPNHGEIDVMESTNKAEDGNQMTLHTTGDCSMDVRREDTGKTLQKNCNHEKDDNAGCGVLSEPAGYGTVFNKNGGGVMAVEWRHEGIRMWQFGRDSIPSDIKGNNPKPDTWGTAVADFPNTHCNIGTHFKNQSIIANIDLCGSLVYHVWDNSGCSGKCTDLVANNPEAFENAYWEFGTFQVYQAS; from the exons ATGTCGCGGTATTCATCTGGCGTCAAGCCTGGAGAGATACCTCCAATTTACGACGAGATAATGCTGGCTCGTAAAGGCCAGGAAGTCCGTCATGCGAGCTCAACAATGCCCTGGTGGAATCCTCGGTACTGGCGAAAGAGAGTCTGGGCTGCTATTATCATAGTCATCATTGTCATAGTGATAATAATTGTTGCTGTCGCCGTGGGAAAAGCTAGAAAGAATATATATCCAGACTACACACCATTATCGTACAGCTTGAAAGATACAT ATGGGGGTGAATCCTTCTTTGATCAGTTCAACTATTTCACAGGATACGACCCCA CTGAGGGCTTCGTTCATTACGTTCCAAAAGCGCAAGCAGAGCTTCTT AATCTCACATATGCTTCGCCCAGCACTGCCGTTATCAAAGTCGACACTTCTGTCGGCCCCAACGACAAGCCTAATGCATCTACTGGTCGCTTTTCTGTTCGAATCGAGTCCAAGAAGACATACGAGAACGGCCTTTTCATCTTCGACGTCAAGCATACTCCCTATGGCTGCGGCACATGGCCGGCCCTTTGGCTTACAGACCCTTTCAACTGGCCGAATCATGGAGAAATTGATGTTATGGAGTCGACAAACAAAGCCGAAGACGGGAATCAAATGACCTTGCACACTACCGGCGACTGCTCAATGGACGTACGCCGCGAGGACACAGGTAAGACACTGCAGAAAAACTGCAACCACGAAAAGGATGATAATGCAGGCTGTGGCGTTCTGTCAGAGCCTGCGGGATACGGCACTGTCTTCAATAAGAATGGGGGAGGTGTGATGGCGGTTGAATGGCGGCATGAAGGCATCCGCATGTGGCAGTTCGGCAGAGACTCTATACCATCAGATATTAAAGGAAACAACCCAAAGCCCGACACTTGGGGTACTGCTGTTGCCGACTTTCCCAACACACATTGCAACATTGGCACGCACTTCAAGAACCAGAGTATCATTGCCAATATCGACCTGTGTGGCAGTCTCGTCTATCACGTTTGGGACAACTCTGGAT GTTCGGGCAAATGCACTGATCTCGTTGCCAACAATCCTGAAGCATTTGAGAATGCGTATTGGGAGTTTGGCACTTTTCAAGTATACCAAGCAAGTTGA
- a CDS encoding galactose mutarotase-like domain-containing protein, with amino-acid sequence MKFRKLSAAFLVSLLQAPQLVAAVLNATETDTQLVISNDRLYAAVQKKGGAIVKLTLDGTNLLGSPSGSTGIGPYLDCYCTPKGFWTPGSVAPEYKLFKGKDGKGKDYGGIVMSDTYTETGQVLEQYWFLRDGETGLHTFSRVAYHNEEQPFLRNLQELRTLFRPNNDMWTHLLTNTKQYAPLPGKEAKEKQVVVQDATWYLGNTPNDPYVKQEADYFTKYTFQDSWRDIDAYGLFADGSKTEDGDAYGAWLVMNTKDTYFGGPLHSDLVVDGILYNYISSNHHGDQTPNITNGFDRTFGPQYFHFNRFPGETDILKAQADAAQYADPEWNADFYDSIAKHVPNYVPTKSRGSFEVKVDLPKGAKNAIAVLAQSGVDFQDNVFDTKAYQYWANLDESGRATIPRVKSGTYRLTVYADNIFGQYTQDKVKIKAGKTEKKNVRWREESAGKELWRIGTPDKTSGEYRHGFEPDTSKPLQPEQYRIYWANWDFVKDFPEGVNFKVGESDVGKDLNYVHWSVFGGKGNSVRPEQYVGDGNVNNWTIAFDLKESQVKQKKHATFTVQLAGAKTAAGNTDIYNASEPHSNLKYTVNINGKDLEPWVIPYDHSSSCAVRSSVSCYNIAHKFEFDAKLLKKGENEIILSLPYNATNYESAVLPTSVYVQYDALRLEVE; translated from the exons ATGAAGTTCCGCAAGCTTTCGGCAGCTTTCCTCGTTTCGTTGCTTCAGGCACCTCAATTGGTAGCTGCGGTTCTCAATGCGACCGAGACCGATACACAGTTGGTAATTTCAAACGACCGACTATATGCGGCTGTTCAGAAGAAGGGCGGCGCCATTGTAAAGCTCACTCTTGACGGAACGAACCTTCTCGGTAGCCCATCTGGATCTACAGGCATTGGACCTTACCTTGATTGTTACTGCACGCCCAAGGGATTCTGGACGCCGGGTTCCGTGGCCCCTGAGTACAAACTCTTCAAGGGTAAAGATGGCAAGGGTAAGGACTATGGCGGTATCGTCATGTCCGACACGTACACCGAGACAGGTCAGGTTCTGGAGCAATACTGGTTCTTGAGAGATGGAGAAACTGGGCTCCATACCTTCAGCCGAGTCGCGTATCACAACGAGGAGCAGCCCTTCCTTCGCAACCTTCAGGAGCTTCGAACCCTCTTCCGACCGAATAACGACATGTGGACTCATCTCCTGACCAACACGAAGCAATATGCGCCTCTCCCAGGCAAGGAAGCAAAGGAGAAGCAGGTTGTGGTACAAGATGCTACATGGTATCTAGGAAACACACCCAATGATCCCTATGTTAAGCAGGAAGCGGATTACTTTACCAAGTATACGTTCCAAGACAGCTGGCGTGATATTGATGCTTATGGACT GTTCGCTGATGGTTCCAAAAccgaagatggagatgcatATGGTGCTTGGCTTGTCATGAACACCAAAGACACCTACTTTGGTGGACCTCTGCATTCTGacttggttgttgatggtaTTCTTTACAACTATATTAGCTCTAACCATCATGGAGATCAAACG CCCAACATTACCAATGGATTTGACCGAACATTTGGACCT CAATACTTCCACTTCAACCGCTTCCCCGGAGAGACCGACATCTTGAAAGCCCAGGCCGATGCAGCTCAATACGCTGACCCTGAGTGGAATGCCGATTTCTACGATTCAATTGCAAAGCACGTTCCTAACTACGTACCAACGAAATCCAGAGGGTCCTTCGAGGTCAAGGTCGATCTTCCCAAGGGGGCCAAGAATGCCATTGCTGTTCTCGCACAGAGCGGCGTGGACTTCCAAGACAATGTCTTCGACACAAAGGCCTACCAGTACTGGGCTAACCTCGATGAGAGCGGCCGTGCTACTATTCCTCGAGTCAAGTCTGGAACATATCGTCTTACCGTCTATGCCGATAACATTTTTGGACAATACACTcaggacaaggtcaagatcaaggctggcaagactgagaagaagaatgtcCGCTGGAGGGAAGAGTCCGCAGGCAAGGAACTCTGGCGAATTGGTACTCCTGACAAGACCTCTGGTGAATACCGCCATGGCTTCGAGCCCGATACATCCAAGCCGCTGCAGCCGGAACAGTACCGTATTTACTGGGCCAACTGGGACTTTGTCAAGGACTTCCCTGAGGGTGTCAACTTCAAGGTTGGTGAGAGCGATGTCGGCAAGGATCTCAACTACGTCCACTGGAGTGTTTTCGGAGGAAAGGGCAACTCCGTACGCCCAGAGCAGTATGTTGGCGACGGCAATGTCAACAACTGGACTATTGCCTTCGATCTGAAGGAGTCGCAGGTCAAGCAAAAGAAGCATGCGACTTTTACCGTTCAACTTGCGGGTGCCAAGACTGCTGCTGGAAACACGGATATCTACAATGCTTCTGAGCCTCACTCGAACCTCAAGTATACCGTGAACATCAACGGCAAGGATCTTGAGCCTTGGGTTATTCC TTACGACCACAGCAGCTCCTGTGCTGTTCGCTCCTCAGTGAGCTGCTACAATATCGCTCATAAATTCGAGTTTGATGCCAAGTTGCTGAAGAAGGGCGAGAATGAGATCATTCTGAGCTTGCCTTACAACGCTACGAACTATGAGTCTGCTGTGCTGCCAACATCAGTGTATGTTCAGTATGATGCACTTAGGTTGGAGGTTGAGTAG
- a CDS encoding SKIP/SNW domain-containing protein has product MTSIAGSLQAALPKPKYTGEDEEPPARAQQRGVRIVGPGQLDETQLVLKRSGPPAYGQRSGWRPRSQEDFGDGGAFPEIPIAQYPLEMGKKGGSSSNALAIQVDSEGKVKYDAIARQGHSENRIVHTSFKELIPLRQRADAGEIDLSRPDKESVEATTERTKNALAALVSGAVAAQKPKNVNIGQRKDATFVRYTPANQMGDNSKKQDRIMKIVERQRDPMEPPKFKHKKIPRGPPSPPPPVMHSPPRKLTAEDQEMWRIPPPISNWKNPKGFTVPLDKRLAADGRGLQDVVISDKHAQLAEAVKMAERHARDEVQKRAMMQQRLAEKEKSQKEDTLRELAQKARAERAAAGRGRRDSRDSGDSRDSRSRSRSYSYSESDRSDSEDEEVRERVKARQEKQREEERKLRQNRMGAERRAQVMAREQGRDISEKIALGLAKPTQSKETMYDSRLFNQTSGFDSGINEDNPYDKPLFAAQDAISSIYRPRANVDDDDDGEAGDREMAKIQRSSRFGEALGKGTFKGAADAEAREGPVQFEKDAGDPFNVDKFLSEVDQNSSSKRGYGLQDEDSRQSKRPRVDPDDDED; this is encoded by the exons ATGACATCGATCGCCGGGTCGCTTCAGGCTGCGCTGCCCAAGCCAAAATACACgggcgaagatgaagaaccCCCGGCGCGAGCGCAACAACGCGGTGTTCGAATTGTTGGCCCCGGACAACTTGACGAAACCCAGCTCGTCCTCAAGCGATCTGGTCCCCCAGCATATGGCCAGCGCTCAGGATGGCGCCCTCGATCGCAGGAGGACTTTGGCGATGGAGGTGCTTTTCCCGAAATCCCCATCGCTCAGTATCCGTTAGAGATGGGAAAGAAAGGAGGAAGTTCTAGCAACGCGTTGGCAATTCAAGTTGATTCCGAAGGCAAGGTCAAATACGATGCCATCGCGCGACAAGGACACAGCGAAAATCGTATCGTTCACACTTCGTTCAAGGAATTGATTCCTCTTCGACAACGCGCCGACGCGGGCGAGATCGATCTTTCGCGACCCGATAAGGAGTCTGTAGAGGCAACAACGGAGAGGACGAAGAACGCATTAGCTGCATTGGTCTCGGGAGCGGTCGCAGCACAGAAACCGAAAAATGTTAATATTGGGCAACGAAAAGACGCTACGTTTGTTCGATATACACCTGCAAACCAGATGGGCGACAACTCCAAGAAACAGGACCGCATCATGAAAATTGTCGAACGCCAAAGAGATCCCATGGAACCACCCAAGTTCAAGCATAAAAAGATCCCTCGAGGACCACCTTCGCCGCCCCCACCAGTTATGCACTCACCACCACGAAAACTTACCGCTGAAGACCAAGAAATGTGGAGGATTCCTCCCCCAATTTCGAACTGGAAGAACCCCAAGGGGTTCACAGTACCGTTGGATAAGCGCCTGGCTGCAGATGGACGAGGCTTACAGGATGTAGTCATTAGCGACAAGCATGCTCAACTTGCCGAAGCTGTAAAGATGGCCGAGCGTCATGCTCGTGATGAGGTTCAGAAACGTGCCATGATGCAACAGCGCCTGGCGGAGAAGGAAAAGTCCCAAAAAGAGGATACCCTTCGAGAACTGGCCCAAAAGGCTCGAGCAGAAcgggctgctgctggtcgTGGGCGTCGAGATTCTCGTGACTCTGGGGACTCGAGGGACTCGAGGTCGCGATCACGAAGCTACAGTTACTCCGAGTCCGATCGCTCTGAtagtgaggatgaagaagtcaGAGAGCGTGTCAAAGCACGACAAGAGAAACAAAGGGAGGAAGAGCGAAAGCTACGACAAAACCGCATGGGTGCTGAACGACGAGCTCAAGTTATGGCCCGTGAACAAGGCAGAGATATATCTGAGAAGATTGCTCTGGGCCTGGCCAAACCTACACAATCGAAGGAGACGATGTATGACTCGAGACTATTCAACCAGACAAGCGGATTCGATAGTGGTATTAACGAGGACAACCCTTACGACAAGCCTCTCTTCGCTGCACAGGACGCCATCAGCAGTATTTACCGACCACGGGCAAAtgtggatgatgatgacgatggcgAAGCTGGTGACCGGGAAATGGCCAAGATCCAGAGGAGCAGTCGTTTTGGTGAAGCCCTTGGTAAGGGAACTTTCAAAGGTGCCGCAGACGCCGAG GCACGAGAAGGGCCAGTTCAGTTTGAGAAAGATGCTGGAGATCCTTTCAACGTTGACAAGTTTCTATCTGAGGTGGACCAGAACTCATCATCTAAGCGAGGTTATGGCTTGCAGGATGAAGACAGCAGACAATCCAAACGACCGCGAGTCGACCctgacgacgacgaagattAA
- a CDS encoding emp24/gp25L/p24 family/GOLD-domain-containing protein — protein MRLSTLVAGLFAGLVTNVAATALTYKLDANEKACFHTTTKKEGEKIAFYFAVQSGGSFDVDYVVEGPNGKIIMDGQKERQGDFVFSANVVGDYSFCFDNEMSTFAEKFVDFEIAVENESRAQLPSKQGTTPEQTSILEDSIFKVSGQLSTISRNQKYFRTRENRNFATVNSTEGRIINFSMIQIGLIICMGALQVFVVRFFFQGARKGYV, from the exons ATGAGACTATCAACACTTGTCGCTGGACTTTTCGCCGGCCTGGTCACCAATGTCGCCGCTACTGCTTTGACATATAAGCTCGATGCTAACGAGAAGGCCTGTTTCCATACCACCACGAAaaaggagggagagaagatCGCTTTCTACTTTGCT GTCCAATCCGGTGGTTCTTTTGATGTCGACTATGTCGTCGAGGGTCCCAatggcaagatcatcatggatgGTCAAAAGGAGCGACAAGGCGACTTTGTCTTCTCCGCCAATGTTGTCGGCGACTACTCTTTCTGCTTCGACAACGAGATGAGCACCTTCGCTGAGAAGTTTGTCGATTTCGAGATTGCCGTTGAGAACGAGTCCCGCGCCCAGCTGCCTTCCAAGCAGGGTACCACCCCCGAACAGACTTCGATCCTCGAGGACTCCATCTTCAAGGTCTCTGGCCAGCTGTCGACCATTTCCCGAAACCAGAAGTACTTCCGAACTCGTGAAAACCGTAACTTTGCCACGGTCAACAGCACTGAGGGCCGAatcatcaacttcagcaTGATCCAGATCGGCCTGATTATCTGCATGGGTGCCCTACAGGTGTTTGTTGTTCGATTCTTTTTCCAG GGTGCGCGCAAGGGCTACGTATAA
- a CDS encoding putative beta-isopropylmalate dehydrogenase, protein MAEHNIVVFAGDHCGPEVIAEAIKVIKAVEDISPTAGKFNLEHLLLGGCSIDKTGTPLTDEALAAAKASDAVLLGAIGGPEWGTGAVRPEQGLLKLRSEMCAYGNLRPCFFASDALVETSPLKASVCRGVDMMLVRELTSGLYFGERKEYDGVNAFDTTVYTKPEIERIARLGGYLARTRGDSRVISLDKANVLATSRLWRSVVDEVYKNEFPDLKVEHQLIDSAAMIMVKNPTQLNGVMIAPNLAGDILSDEASAITGSIGLLPSASLCGVPEVGSKVLSIYEPIHGSAPDISGKGIVNPIGTILSVAMMFRYSLNLAHEAKLVEDAVRAAIDGGLRTKDMGGSTGTAEAGDAIVAELVKTLKA, encoded by the exons ATGGCGGAACACAACATTGTTGTCTTTGCGGGCGACCACTGTGGCCCAGAG GTTATTGCCGAGGCAATTAAA GTTATTAAGGCAGTTGAGGACATCAGCCCGACTGCTGGCAAATTCAATTTGGAGCACCTGCTGCTCGGAGGG TGCTCTATCGACAAGACCGGCACCCCTCTTACAGACGAGGCCCTCGCCGCCGCCAAAGCCTCCGACGCTGTGCTTCTCGGCGCCATTGGCGGCCCTGAATGGGGCACTGGCGCCGTTCGCCCGGAGCAGGGCCTTCTAAAGCTACGCAGTGAGATGTGCGCCTATGGAAACCTCCGTCCCTGTTTCTTCGCGTCCGACGCCCTTGTCGAGACCTCCCCCCTAAAGGCGTCTGTCTGCCGTGGCGTCGACATGATGCTAGTCCGGGAATTAACCTCAGGCTTGTATTTCGGAGAGCGGAAAGAGTACGATGGAGTCAATGCGTTCGACACTACTGTTTATACGAAACCAGAAATCGAGCGTATCGCGCGGCTGGGCGGCTACCTAGCCAGGACTAGGGGAGACTCGCGGGTCATCTCGCTAGATAAGGCAAATGTGTTGGCGACAAGCAGACTATGGCGTTCTGTGGTTGACGAGGTTTATAAAAACGAGTTCCCTGATCTGAAGGTTGAGCATCAGCTCATTGACAGCGCGGCCATGATCATGGTCAAGAACCCGACGCAGCTCAATGGCGTTATGATAGCGCCAAACTTGGCAG GGGATATTCTCAGCGACGAGGCGAGCGCTATAACTGGCAGCATAGGGCTCCTCCCGAGCGCGAGTCTCTGCGGGGTTCCGGAAGTAGGCTCTAAAGTGCTTTCTATCTATGAACCTATTCATG GTAGCGCGCCGGACATATCAGGGAAAGGGATTGTC AATCCCATTGGCACCATCCTTTCCGTGGCTATGATGTTCCGGTACTCTCTGAATCTTGCCCACGAGGCCAAACTCGTTGAGGACGCGGTTCGCGCTGCCATCGACGGCGGGCTAAGAACCAAGGATATGGGCGGCAGCACAGGCACCGCTGAAGCAGGAGATGCCATCGTTGCTGAGCTGGTCAAGACTCTCAAGGCATGA